From a region of the Geothrix sp. 21YS21S-2 genome:
- a CDS encoding TIGR00730 family Rossman fold protein, which translates to MDNPGTLCVFAGSHSGTNPHHLAAAVALGQAMARRGTGLVYGGAHCGLMGALADAVLQGGGRAVGVMPRALVAREKAHRGLTELIITEDMHSRKARMVQLSGGFLALPGGFGTLDELFEVLTWAQLGIHAKPVGLLNSDGFWDGLLAFLGQVEAHGFLHGDGLAGLPCEADPDRLLDRLAPRSLST; encoded by the coding sequence ATGGACAACCCTGGCACCCTCTGCGTCTTCGCCGGCTCCCATTCCGGCACCAACCCCCATCACCTGGCGGCGGCGGTGGCCCTGGGGCAGGCCATGGCCCGGCGGGGCACGGGTCTCGTCTACGGAGGCGCCCATTGCGGCCTCATGGGGGCCCTGGCCGACGCGGTGCTCCAGGGCGGGGGCAGGGCGGTGGGGGTCATGCCCCGGGCCCTGGTGGCCCGTGAGAAGGCCCACCGCGGCCTGACGGAGCTGATCATCACCGAGGACATGCACTCCCGGAAGGCCCGCATGGTCCAGCTCTCGGGCGGATTCCTGGCCCTGCCCGGGGGGTTCGGCACCCTCGACGAGCTGTTCGAGGTGCTGACCTGGGCCCAGCTGGGCATCCACGCCAAGCCCGTGGGGCTCCTCAACAGCGACGGCTTCTGGGACGGCCTGCTGGCCTTCCTGGGCCAGGTGGAGGCCCACGGCTTCCTCCACGGGGACGGTCTCGCCGGACTGCCCTGCGAGGCGGACCCGGACCGGCTCCTGGATCGGCTAGCCCCCAGGAGCCTGTCCACGTAA
- a CDS encoding hybrid sensor histidine kinase/response regulator, which produces MQPADPDSHPHVRADEGAEILVVEDAPVTMEFLRFILAESRYRVRAATTVEEGLAALRERLPDLLVLDLLLPDAHGLEICRQLRADPQGDDIPILIVTVDDSPRNHGDAVRAGADDFLRKPILPPELLTRVRSLLRLRRLRIQLRQEKEAVLQMQVQHEEMVQFILHDVKNLLAGLLASVEIFEHDASPDHWEKHQRRIGSCTRSLHGLVDNFLDISLSRRDRPVLRTEAILVARWLPRVVSEFGNFGTRRPQVFEVKADGPGTIQADPHLVRRVLFNLLENAARHAPGEAIQVRAALDARAGQCRISVEDQGPGVPDPLKEQIFDRLFKAGEDAGTGGGKGLGLAFCRHVAELHGGRIWVEDNQPRGSRFVLELPRSLST; this is translated from the coding sequence GTGCAGCCCGCAGACCCCGACAGCCACCCCCACGTGAGGGCCGACGAGGGCGCCGAGATCCTCGTCGTCGAGGACGCTCCCGTCACGATGGAATTCCTCCGGTTCATCCTCGCCGAGAGCCGCTACCGCGTGCGGGCCGCCACGACCGTGGAGGAGGGCCTCGCGGCGCTCCGGGAGCGGCTTCCCGACCTGCTGGTTCTGGACCTCCTCCTGCCGGACGCCCATGGCCTGGAGATCTGCCGGCAGCTGAGGGCGGACCCCCAGGGGGACGACATCCCCATCCTCATCGTCACCGTGGACGATTCGCCCCGGAACCACGGGGACGCGGTTCGCGCGGGGGCCGACGACTTCCTGCGCAAGCCGATCCTGCCCCCCGAGCTCCTGACCCGGGTGCGCAGCCTCCTGCGCCTGCGGCGCCTGCGCATCCAGCTCCGGCAGGAGAAGGAGGCCGTCCTGCAGATGCAGGTCCAGCACGAGGAGATGGTCCAGTTCATCCTGCACGACGTGAAGAACCTGCTGGCGGGCCTCCTCGCCAGCGTCGAGATCTTCGAGCACGACGCCTCCCCGGACCACTGGGAGAAGCACCAGCGCCGCATCGGTTCCTGCACCCGGAGCCTGCACGGCCTGGTGGACAACTTCCTGGACATTTCCCTGTCCCGCCGGGACCGCCCGGTCCTGCGCACCGAGGCCATCCTCGTGGCCCGCTGGCTCCCGCGGGTCGTGAGCGAGTTCGGGAATTTCGGCACCCGGCGCCCCCAGGTCTTCGAGGTGAAGGCCGACGGCCCGGGCACGATCCAGGCCGACCCGCACCTGGTGCGGCGCGTGCTCTTCAACCTGCTGGAGAACGCCGCCCGCCACGCGCCGGGCGAGGCGATCCAGGTGCGGGCGGCCCTCGACGCCCGGGCCGGCCAGTGCCGGATCTCCGTGGAGGACCAGGGGCCGGGCGTGCCGGACCCCTTGAAGGAGCAGATCTTCGACCGGCTCTTCAAGGCCGGGGAGGACGCCGGGACGGGAGGCGGCAAGGGCCTCGGCCTGGCCTTCTGCAGGCACGTGGCCGAGCTGCACGGGGGGCGCATCTGGGTCGAGGACAACCAGCCCCGGGGCAGCCGGTTCGTGCTGGAGCTACCGAGGAGCCTGTCCACGTAA
- a CDS encoding transcriptional regulator: MAGLNEIIHQTARLRIVAALAALDADAKVDFTYLRNLLKLSDGNLGAHLLKLEEAGFLAQEKTFVDRKPRTYLSLTGAGREAFQEHVKALREILG; encoded by the coding sequence ATGGCCGGGCTGAACGAGATCATCCACCAGACGGCGCGGCTGCGCATCGTGGCCGCCCTGGCGGCCCTCGATGCCGACGCGAAAGTCGACTTCACCTACCTCCGGAACCTGCTCAAGCTTTCCGACGGCAACCTGGGGGCCCACCTGCTCAAGCTGGAGGAGGCCGGGTTCCTGGCCCAGGAGAAGACCTTCGTGGACCGCAAGCCGCGCACCTACCTGTCGCTCACCGGCGCGGGGCGGGAGGCGTTCCAGGAGCACGTCAAGGCGCTGCGGGAGATCCTGGGCTAG
- a CDS encoding NifU family protein: MPKIAEIEYTPNPNAVKFQLKEPVTVGFPKAFRDAEMAEHDELARGLFAIGHVVSVFMQDKFITVTKDDGIGWTELLPKLAPPIRQAPSAAGSTQEAPHWDRPEVDENDPLIQQIRKVLAASILPALAADGGGLDIVGRHEKQVMIRYLGACGSCPSGLTGTLMAIEGILRKEVDPEIVVITV, from the coding sequence ATGCCGAAGATCGCCGAAATCGAGTACACCCCCAATCCCAACGCCGTGAAGTTCCAGCTGAAGGAGCCCGTCACCGTGGGCTTCCCCAAGGCCTTCCGGGACGCGGAGATGGCCGAGCACGACGAGCTGGCCCGGGGCCTCTTCGCCATCGGCCACGTGGTGTCGGTCTTCATGCAGGACAAGTTCATCACGGTCACCAAGGACGACGGCATCGGCTGGACCGAGCTCCTGCCCAAGCTGGCCCCCCCCATCCGCCAGGCCCCGTCGGCGGCCGGCTCCACCCAGGAGGCCCCCCACTGGGACCGCCCCGAGGTGGACGAGAACGACCCCCTCATCCAGCAGATCCGCAAGGTCCTCGCCGCCAGCATCCTCCCCGCCCTGGCCGCCGACGGCGGCGGCCTGGACATCGTCGGCCGCCACGAGAAGCAGGTGATGATCCGCTACCTGGGCGCCTGCGGGTCGTGCCCGTCGGGACTTACGGGCACGCTCATGGCCATCGAGGGCATCCTGCGCAAGGAAGTGGACCCGGAGATCGTCGTCATCACCGTTTGA
- the sufU gene encoding Fe-S cluster assembly sulfur transfer protein SufU: MSDPRELYQQVIIEHNKKPRNFGDLEPCTHHAHGLNPLCGDDIVLKLVVEDGLVQDIRFTGHGCAISKASSSLMTVNVKGKPVADAEVLVEQFRAMIRGALDTATDPNVLGRLSLFQGVRDLPSRVKCAVLPWATLHSALHGEDIVSTE, from the coding sequence GTGAGCGACCCCCGGGAGCTGTACCAGCAGGTGATCATCGAGCACAACAAGAAGCCCCGCAACTTCGGGGACCTCGAGCCCTGCACCCACCACGCCCACGGCCTGAACCCCCTGTGCGGGGACGACATCGTCCTCAAGCTCGTGGTGGAGGACGGCCTCGTGCAGGACATCCGCTTCACGGGCCACGGCTGCGCCATCTCCAAGGCCTCCAGCAGCCTCATGACCGTCAACGTCAAGGGCAAGCCCGTGGCCGACGCCGAGGTCCTGGTGGAGCAGTTCCGCGCCATGATCCGCGGCGCCCTCGACACCGCCACCGACCCCAACGTCCTGGGCCGCCTCAGCCTCTTCCAGGGCGTGCGGGACCTGCCCAGCCGGGTGAAGTGCGCCGTGCTGCCCTGGGCCACGCTGCACAGCGCGCTCCACGGCGAAGACATCGTCAGCACCGAATAG
- a CDS encoding cysteine desulfurase, which produces MSTATAPLDIQKIRADFPTLTTPFHGKPVVYLDSAVSSLTPLPVIERMAHYQSFEHTNVHRGVSTLSQEATDRFEEAREKVRALINAPSVKQIIWTRGTTESINLVAQTFGRQNVHEGDEILLSAMEHHSDIVPWQLLAEDRGAKIRVIPMNDAGELILDGLDDLITERTKIVGVTHVSNVLGTINPVKEIIRRAHAKGVPVLVDGAQGVPHLKVDVVDLDADFYVFSGHKLSGPTGIGVLYGRKSLLEAMPPWHGGGSMILSVTWEGTTFAAIPGKFEAGTPPIAQAIGLGAAIDYVQAIGLDRIAAHEHDLLLYATERLKAIPGLRIIGEAREKASVLSFVLEGIHPHDIGSILDHAGVVVRAGHHCAQPVMTRFGIPATTRASFAYFNTRADVDALVSGILNVQEIFQ; this is translated from the coding sequence ATGAGCACCGCCACCGCCCCCCTGGACATCCAGAAGATCCGCGCGGACTTCCCCACCCTCACCACGCCCTTCCACGGCAAGCCGGTGGTGTACCTGGACAGCGCCGTGTCCAGCCTCACCCCCCTGCCCGTCATCGAGCGCATGGCCCACTACCAGTCCTTCGAGCACACCAACGTGCACCGGGGCGTCTCCACCCTCAGCCAGGAGGCCACGGACCGCTTCGAGGAGGCCCGGGAGAAGGTGCGCGCCCTGATCAACGCGCCCAGCGTCAAGCAGATCATCTGGACCCGCGGCACCACCGAGAGCATCAACCTGGTGGCCCAGACCTTCGGCCGCCAGAACGTCCACGAGGGCGACGAGATCCTCCTGTCGGCCATGGAGCACCACTCCGACATCGTCCCCTGGCAGCTGCTGGCCGAGGACCGCGGCGCGAAAATCCGCGTCATCCCCATGAACGACGCCGGCGAGCTCATCCTGGACGGCCTGGACGACCTCATCACGGAGCGCACGAAAATCGTGGGCGTCACCCACGTCTCGAACGTCCTGGGCACCATCAACCCCGTCAAGGAGATCATCCGGCGGGCCCACGCCAAGGGCGTGCCCGTGCTGGTGGACGGCGCCCAGGGGGTGCCGCACCTCAAGGTGGACGTCGTGGACCTGGACGCCGACTTCTACGTGTTCAGCGGCCACAAGCTCTCCGGGCCCACCGGCATCGGCGTCCTCTACGGCAGGAAGAGCCTGCTGGAGGCCATGCCACCCTGGCACGGCGGCGGCAGCATGATCCTCTCGGTCACCTGGGAGGGCACCACCTTCGCGGCCATCCCCGGCAAGTTCGAGGCGGGCACCCCCCCCATCGCCCAGGCCATCGGGCTGGGCGCGGCCATCGACTACGTGCAGGCCATCGGCCTGGACCGCATCGCCGCCCACGAGCACGACCTGCTCCTCTACGCCACCGAGCGCCTCAAGGCCATCCCCGGCCTGCGCATCATCGGCGAGGCCCGGGAGAAGGCCTCGGTCCTGTCCTTCGTCCTGGAGGGCATCCACCCCCACGACATCGGCTCCATCCTGGACCACGCCGGCGTGGTCGTGCGCGCCGGCCACCACTGCGCCCAGCCCGTCATGACCCGGTTCGGCATCCCCGCCACCACCCGTGCTTCGTTCGCCTATTTCAACACGCGGGCCGACGTGGACGCCCTGGTCTCTGGCATCCTGAACGTCCAGGAGATCTTCCAGTGA
- the sufD gene encoding Fe-S cluster assembly protein SufD: MVALDAVPLLEGILSRLRPSGWEALRAKAEAALEGRELPATRQEDWKYTDLAPMRDLEFAPGAALDADIAHVILPEARGSRLVFVNGHYAPHASNVTNLPAGVRFLNLSCATEMARDLGTLSGSDFFADLNLARFQDGALVVVPKGVQVEAPLHVVFVNRQEGAVPTFALPRLLVVVERGASAVLVEEHLGTGTYLTSGVAEVIVREDGRLIHERIQRESDLAFHFSHLAARVERGGNYACRTISFGGRLSRSTPHVVMAAEGAELSLDGLALLGGSQLSDTHSFVDHTVPHCTTRQSHKVIADDASRAVFNGRIFVRPGAQGTDAQQQCRGLLLSPKARIDTKPELEIFADDVKCAHGAAIGQLDPEGLFYLQSRGMDPALARNVLTYAFAADLLARIPVTSLRRQLRQTVLARTQSGTLEALS, encoded by the coding sequence ATGGTGGCGCTGGACGCCGTGCCCCTGCTCGAGGGCATCCTCTCCCGGCTCCGGCCCTCGGGCTGGGAGGCCCTGCGCGCCAAGGCCGAGGCGGCCCTGGAGGGCAGGGAGCTCCCCGCCACGCGCCAGGAGGACTGGAAGTACACCGACCTGGCCCCCATGCGCGACCTGGAGTTCGCCCCCGGCGCCGCCCTGGACGCCGACATCGCCCACGTCATCCTCCCGGAGGCCCGCGGCTCGCGCCTGGTCTTCGTCAACGGCCACTACGCCCCCCACGCCAGCAACGTCACCAACCTGCCCGCGGGCGTGCGGTTCCTGAACCTCTCCTGCGCCACGGAAATGGCCCGGGACCTGGGGACCCTCTCCGGATCGGACTTCTTCGCGGACCTCAACCTTGCCCGGTTCCAGGACGGCGCCCTGGTCGTCGTGCCCAAGGGCGTCCAGGTGGAGGCCCCCCTCCACGTGGTGTTCGTGAACCGCCAGGAGGGCGCCGTGCCCACCTTCGCCCTGCCCCGCCTGCTGGTGGTGGTGGAGCGCGGGGCCTCGGCCGTCCTCGTGGAGGAGCACCTGGGGACGGGCACCTACCTCACCAGCGGGGTCGCCGAGGTGATCGTCCGCGAGGACGGGCGCCTCATCCACGAGCGCATCCAGCGGGAATCCGACCTGGCCTTCCACTTCTCCCACCTGGCGGCCCGGGTCGAGCGCGGCGGGAACTACGCCTGCCGCACCATCAGCTTCGGCGGGCGCCTCTCCCGGTCCACGCCCCACGTGGTCATGGCCGCCGAGGGCGCCGAGCTCAGCCTGGACGGCCTGGCCCTCCTGGGCGGCTCCCAGCTCTCGGACACCCACTCCTTCGTGGACCACACGGTCCCCCACTGCACCACCCGCCAGTCCCACAAGGTCATCGCCGACGACGCCTCCCGCGCCGTGTTCAACGGCCGGATCTTCGTGCGCCCCGGCGCCCAGGGCACCGACGCCCAGCAGCAGTGCCGCGGCCTCCTGCTGTCCCCCAAGGCCCGCATCGACACCAAGCCCGAGCTGGAGATCTTCGCCGACGACGTGAAGTGCGCCCACGGCGCGGCCATCGGGCAGCTGGACCCCGAGGGCCTCTTCTACCTGCAGAGCCGGGGCATGGACCCCGCCCTGGCCCGCAACGTCCTCACCTACGCCTTCGCGGCCGACCTCCTGGCCCGCATCCCCGTCACGAGCCTGCGGCGCCAGCTGAGGCAGACCGTGCTGGCCCGCACCCAGTCCGGCACCCTCGAGGCCCTGTCATGA
- the sufC gene encoding Fe-S cluster assembly ATPase SufC, whose protein sequence is MLSIRNLTARIGENDVLRGINLEIKAGEVHAIMGPNGSGKSTLGKVLAGHPAYEVTGGEVLFQGRNLFDLAADERARAGIFLGFQHPIEVPGVSNASFLRLAYNKKAEANGREELDPLEFDDYIQERIKLVKMDPSFLDRSLNEGFSGGEKKRNEILQMCVLEPVLAILDELDSGLDIDALRVLGEAVTALQGPDRAQLIITHFPRILETIQPTQVHVLSGGRIVRTGGRELADELEERGYDWLKEEAPAGRA, encoded by the coding sequence ATGCTTTCCATCCGCAACCTCACCGCCCGCATCGGCGAAAACGACGTCCTCAGGGGCATCAACCTGGAGATCAAGGCCGGCGAGGTGCACGCCATCATGGGGCCCAACGGCAGCGGCAAGTCCACCCTGGGCAAGGTCCTGGCCGGCCATCCCGCGTACGAGGTCACCGGCGGCGAGGTGCTGTTCCAGGGGAGGAACCTCTTCGACCTGGCCGCCGACGAGCGCGCCCGGGCCGGCATCTTCCTGGGCTTCCAGCACCCCATCGAGGTGCCCGGCGTCTCCAACGCCTCCTTCCTGCGCCTGGCCTACAACAAGAAGGCCGAGGCCAACGGCCGGGAGGAGCTGGACCCCCTGGAGTTCGACGACTACATCCAGGAGCGCATCAAGCTCGTGAAGATGGACCCCTCCTTCCTGGACCGGAGCCTCAACGAGGGCTTCTCCGGCGGCGAGAAGAAGCGCAACGAGATCCTCCAGATGTGCGTGCTGGAGCCCGTGCTGGCCATCCTGGACGAGCTGGACTCGGGCCTGGACATCGACGCCCTGCGGGTGCTGGGCGAGGCCGTCACGGCCCTGCAGGGCCCCGACCGCGCCCAGCTCATCATCACCCACTTCCCCCGCATCCTGGAGACCATCCAGCCCACCCAGGTGCACGTGCTCTCCGGCGGCAGGATCGTGCGCACCGGCGGCAGGGAGCTCGCCGACGAGCTCGAGGAGCGGGGCTACGACTGGCTCAAGGAAGAAGCCCCCGCGGGGAGGGCGTGA
- the sufB gene encoding Fe-S cluster assembly protein SufB — translation MSTSLQQVTGQEYKYGFVTDIESDSVPPGLDEDVIRFISAKKGEPDWLLEFRLKAYRHWLTLTEPEWANVHYEKPDVRKIVFYSAPKPREAKYQSMDEVDPELLRTFEKLGVPINEQKALAGVAVDVVFDSVSVTTTYKARLAEEGIIFCSFSEAVREHPELVRKYLGSVVPTSDNYYAALNSAVFTDGSFCFIPKGVTCPMDLSTYFRINNKESGQFERTLIVAEEGASVSYLEGCTAPQFDVNQLHAAVVELVALDDASIKYSTVQNWYAGDKDGVGGIFNFVTKRGLCKGRNAKISWTQVETGSAITWKYPSCVLLGENSVGEFYSVALTNHRQQADTGTKMIHLGRNTKSTIISKGISAGFSSNSYRGLVKVHPKAEGARNFSQCDSMLIGSHCSANTFPYIEVQNVSAKVEHEATTSKIGEEQLFYFQQRGIPPEDAISMIINGFCKDVFRELPMEFAVEATRLLGLKLEGSVG, via the coding sequence ATGAGCACGTCACTGCAGCAGGTCACAGGTCAGGAATACAAGTACGGGTTCGTCACGGACATCGAGTCCGACAGCGTGCCTCCGGGGCTTGATGAGGATGTCATCAGGTTCATCTCCGCCAAGAAGGGCGAACCCGATTGGCTGCTTGAATTCCGCCTCAAGGCCTACCGCCACTGGCTCACCCTGACCGAGCCGGAGTGGGCCAACGTCCACTACGAGAAGCCCGACGTCCGGAAGATCGTCTTCTACTCCGCCCCCAAGCCCCGGGAAGCCAAGTACCAGAGCATGGACGAGGTGGATCCCGAGCTCCTGCGCACCTTCGAGAAGCTGGGCGTGCCCATCAACGAGCAGAAGGCCCTGGCCGGCGTGGCCGTGGACGTGGTGTTCGACAGCGTGAGCGTCACGACGACCTACAAGGCCCGGCTGGCCGAAGAGGGCATCATCTTCTGCAGCTTCAGCGAGGCGGTGCGCGAGCACCCCGAGCTGGTCCGGAAGTACCTGGGCTCGGTCGTGCCCACCTCGGACAACTACTACGCCGCCCTCAACTCGGCGGTCTTCACCGACGGCTCCTTCTGCTTCATCCCCAAGGGCGTCACCTGCCCCATGGACCTCTCCACCTACTTCCGGATCAACAACAAGGAATCCGGACAGTTCGAGAGGACCCTCATCGTGGCCGAGGAGGGCGCCTCCGTCAGCTACCTGGAGGGCTGCACCGCCCCGCAGTTCGACGTGAACCAGCTGCACGCCGCGGTGGTCGAGCTGGTGGCCCTGGACGACGCGAGCATCAAGTACAGCACCGTGCAGAACTGGTACGCCGGCGACAAGGACGGCGTGGGCGGCATCTTCAACTTCGTCACCAAGCGCGGCCTCTGCAAGGGCCGCAACGCCAAGATCAGCTGGACCCAGGTGGAGACGGGCTCCGCCATCACCTGGAAGTACCCCAGCTGCGTGCTCCTGGGCGAGAACAGCGTGGGCGAGTTCTACTCCGTGGCGCTGACCAACCACCGGCAGCAGGCCGACACGGGCACCAAGATGATCCACCTGGGCCGCAACACCAAGTCCACCATCATTTCCAAGGGCATCTCGGCCGGGTTCTCCAGCAACAGCTACCGGGGCCTCGTGAAGGTCCACCCCAAGGCCGAGGGCGCCCGGAACTTCAGCCAGTGCGATTCCATGCTCATCGGCAGCCACTGCTCGGCCAACACCTTCCCCTACATCGAAGTGCAGAACGTCTCGGCCAAGGTCGAGCACGAGGCCACCACGTCGAAGATCGGCGAGGAGCAGCTCTTCTACTTCCAGCAGCGGGGCATCCCTCCCGAGGACGCCATCTCCATGATCATCAACGGCTTCTGCAAGGACGTGTTCCGGGAGCTGCCCATGGAGTTCGCCGTGGAGGCCACCCGCCTCCTGGGCCTCAAGCTCGAAGGGAGCGTCGGCTGA
- a CDS encoding lipopolysaccharide assembly protein LapB, producing MTNEIPGTFCQNCFTWNPGEREICRKCGTRLLIVAGDQTWEETEEMEAEDDLDEHLLERITGLEETLRRVETYLETVSDQMGRLERSEVMLRNGLMSLVQEMEHKGQLDGRAFSSRWEQLVEENLQLISARELFTRYRARILPIAKPKAASQLKRALLETSALLDNGQLPEAATRLGEALALDPRNYELVFTVAALKEVAQVWDEAEQLARRVVQLSPRHFEGWMLLAKVLQDDPARADAAIETLRIASDLRPDEAGPKIQLAELLLEEEDLQGALESSQEAVNLQRDGETLCLLAEALLARGEAPKAIPLLKEASGYLPGDLRVRELLAEGYILADERPKAFSILAELLRQHPGDPQLLLLLDAENAAQLRSARGGKAEARYLLDDAEDWLSEGNLAEAEGVLKKARRKDRSERLEWLELNLAYQKDPKAHLGKAVLFAGSPRHPRLCFQALRLALDSLMDRNDEKGLNQALDVFFNAHPKSSGAWEAAIIRQAHRLMNAKITEADLAEVRRLQANPLPGQEARARTLLGQYLLELKHPREVVQLVDPVLASEPTMINHFQLGMALAALREKEEALAVLRDGLDSDPGDLPESQTTLLRSRMEGMIHDLEQPAGHL from the coding sequence ATGACGAACGAGATCCCTGGAACCTTCTGCCAGAACTGTTTCACCTGGAACCCGGGAGAAAGGGAGATCTGCCGCAAGTGCGGCACCAGGCTCCTGATCGTCGCCGGGGACCAGACCTGGGAGGAGACCGAGGAGATGGAGGCCGAGGACGACCTCGACGAGCATCTCCTCGAGCGCATCACCGGCCTGGAGGAGACCCTGCGCCGGGTGGAGACCTACCTCGAGACCGTCTCCGACCAGATGGGCCGCCTGGAGCGCAGCGAGGTGATGCTGCGCAACGGCCTCATGTCCCTGGTGCAGGAGATGGAGCACAAGGGCCAGCTCGACGGCCGCGCCTTCTCCTCCCGGTGGGAGCAGCTGGTGGAGGAGAACCTGCAGCTCATCAGCGCGCGCGAGCTCTTCACCCGCTACCGCGCCCGGATACTCCCCATCGCCAAGCCCAAGGCCGCCTCGCAGCTCAAGCGGGCCCTCCTGGAGACCTCGGCCCTGCTGGACAACGGCCAGCTGCCCGAGGCCGCCACGCGCCTGGGCGAGGCCCTGGCGCTGGACCCGCGCAACTACGAGCTGGTGTTCACCGTGGCCGCCCTCAAGGAGGTGGCCCAGGTGTGGGACGAGGCCGAGCAGCTGGCGCGGCGCGTGGTGCAGCTCAGCCCCCGCCACTTCGAGGGCTGGATGCTCCTGGCCAAGGTGCTCCAGGACGACCCCGCGCGGGCCGACGCGGCCATCGAGACCCTGCGCATCGCCTCCGACCTGCGCCCCGACGAGGCCGGCCCCAAGATCCAGCTGGCCGAGCTCCTCCTGGAGGAGGAGGACCTGCAGGGCGCGCTCGAGAGCTCGCAGGAGGCCGTGAACCTCCAGCGGGACGGGGAGACCCTCTGCCTGCTGGCCGAGGCCCTCCTGGCCCGGGGCGAGGCCCCCAAGGCCATCCCGCTCCTCAAGGAGGCCTCCGGCTACCTCCCCGGGGACCTGCGGGTCCGCGAGCTCCTGGCCGAGGGCTACATCCTCGCCGACGAGCGTCCCAAGGCCTTCTCCATCCTCGCCGAGCTGCTGCGCCAGCACCCCGGCGATCCCCAGCTCCTCCTGCTCCTGGACGCCGAGAACGCCGCCCAGCTCCGCAGCGCCAGGGGCGGCAAGGCCGAGGCCCGCTACCTGCTGGACGACGCCGAGGACTGGCTCTCCGAGGGCAACCTCGCCGAGGCCGAGGGCGTCCTCAAGAAGGCCCGGCGCAAGGACAGGAGCGAGCGCCTGGAGTGGCTGGAGCTGAACCTGGCCTACCAGAAGGACCCCAAGGCCCACCTGGGCAAGGCCGTCCTCTTCGCCGGCAGCCCCCGCCATCCGCGCCTGTGCTTCCAGGCCCTGCGCCTGGCCCTGGACTCGCTCATGGACCGCAACGACGAGAAGGGCCTCAACCAGGCCCTGGACGTGTTCTTCAACGCCCACCCCAAGAGCAGCGGCGCCTGGGAGGCGGCCATCATCCGCCAGGCCCACCGGCTCATGAACGCGAAGATCACCGAAGCCGACCTCGCCGAGGTGCGCCGGCTCCAGGCCAACCCCCTGCCCGGCCAGGAGGCCCGGGCCCGCACCCTGCTGGGCCAGTACCTCCTGGAGCTCAAGCATCCCCGGGAGGTCGTCCAGCTCGTGGACCCGGTCCTTGCAAGCGAGCCGACGATGATCAATCATTTCCAGTTGGGGATGGCCCTGGCGGCCCTCAGGGAGAAGGAAGAGGCCCTGGCGGTGCTGCGGGACGGCCTGGACTCGGACCCGGGGGATCTGCCCGAGAGCCAGACCACCCTGCTCCGGTCCCGGATGGAAGGAATGATTCATGACCTAGAGCAGCCGGCCGGTCATCTGTGA
- a CDS encoding sulfite exporter TauE/SafE family protein → MLETWLNQSHALPWLVIMWIAGLLGSVGHCAGMCGPIVASFGLAQAREGGRMWPRHLMFQAGRVSTYAVLGAAIGFLGGFARLQTVQDMHACCRPDGQALIAAQAWPWQVWVKLGIGFLMLLLGLFMALGRRADSLMEFPMPRPLQSFLARGLKWGGAPYLLGLAWGFIPCGLVYMMLLRALDAGSWRMGAAGMVCFGLGNLPILLGLGLAATRLRQSWRTGLLRVGGVLVGAMGGYILWQAVSLLRLQA, encoded by the coding sequence GTGCTCGAGACCTGGCTCAACCAGTCCCACGCCCTGCCCTGGCTCGTGATCATGTGGATCGCCGGGCTCCTGGGCTCCGTGGGCCACTGCGCGGGCATGTGCGGGCCCATCGTGGCCTCGTTCGGCCTGGCCCAGGCCAGGGAGGGGGGCCGCATGTGGCCCCGCCACCTGATGTTCCAGGCGGGCCGGGTGAGCACCTACGCGGTCCTGGGGGCCGCCATCGGCTTCCTGGGCGGATTCGCGAGGCTCCAGACCGTGCAGGACATGCACGCCTGCTGCCGCCCCGACGGCCAGGCCCTCATCGCCGCCCAGGCCTGGCCCTGGCAGGTGTGGGTCAAGCTGGGCATCGGGTTCCTGATGCTCCTCCTGGGGCTGTTCATGGCCCTGGGCCGGCGCGCCGACAGCCTCATGGAATTCCCCATGCCCCGGCCCCTCCAGAGCTTCCTGGCCCGGGGCCTCAAGTGGGGGGGGGCCCCCTACCTCCTGGGGCTGGCCTGGGGCTTCATCCCCTGCGGGCTGGTCTACATGATGCTCCTGCGGGCCCTGGACGCCGGATCCTGGCGCATGGGGGCGGCCGGAATGGTCTGCTTCGGTCTGGGAAACCTTCCCATTCTCCTGGGGCTCGGCCTGGCGGCGACCCGGCTTCGCCAGTCCTGGCGGACCGGCCTCCTCCGGGTGGGGGGGGTGCTGGTGGGGGCGATGGGCGGGTATATCCTGTGGCAGGCGGTCAGTCTTCTCCGCCTTCAAGCTTAG